One Danio rerio strain Tuebingen ecotype United States chromosome 9, GRCz12tu, whole genome shotgun sequence genomic region harbors:
- the si:dkey-14o1.20 gene encoding si:dkey-14o1.20 (The RefSeq protein has 1 substitution compared to this genomic sequence) has translation MLITWQNKENIKRAIAMHAAARRTRMLQQLCEGLQLYRLVDIMEQNKEVCRGLFVFEGGNDQGDSQYIVSHLDHKMSESTLKHSEEMQILNNFQDFLMELEDGDPEDEEALCVSKVMQWLSGQAHVHLLLSERQYFKTTVQFDHTCMERMPDHRICYPVVSAWTQTITFPTAHSTSLNEFKENMKIAVQQGAYFYRV, from the exons ATGTTAATAACATGGCAAAACAAGGAGAATATAAAGAG AGCAATTGCAATGCATGCCGCTGCTCGACGGACTCGTATGCTTCAACAGCTCTGTGAGGGTCTCCAACTTTACCGTCTAGTGGATATCATGGAGAAGAACAAAGAAGTTTGCCGTGGCCTCTTTGTTTTTGAAGGTGGCAATGATCAG GGGGACTCTCAATACATCGTATCACATCTTGACCACAAAATGAGTGAGAGCACTCTGAAGCACAGCGAAGAAATGCAAATCTTGAATAACTTCCAGGATTTTCTTATGGAACTCGAAG ATGGAGATCCTGAGGATGAGGAGGCACTTTGTGTGTCAAAAGTAATGCAGTGGCTGTCTGGTCAAGCACACGTGCATTTGCTTCTTTCAGaaagacaatattttaaaacCACTGTTCAATTTGACCATACATGCATGGAACGTATGCCAGACCACAGAATTTGCTACCCTGTGGTCAGTGCATGGACCCAGACAATAACATTTCCCACTGCACATTCAACaagtttaaatgaatttaaagaaAACATGAAAATTGCAGTGCAACAGGGAGCTTACTTTTACAGGGTGTAG